GACCAAATATGACGCCGGGACGAGAAGTAAGAAGAGCAGCAACGAACCCGTTGACGAGATCGACAGCTGGGACAGCCTCTCGCGCGGAGAAGACCCCACGTAGGCAGTCGCCTCGGACTTTCGGGTTCCCCGGCGCAACAAAGCCGACCACACCTGCGATGACGTCCGGCGATGTCCCGGCCGTCGTCAATAAATGGCAGAATGTAAGCAGTATTCATCCTGAGGAGATTTCACATGAGCAAAACCACAGTGTCCGCAAACCAAGCTGAATCCAAGATGGCCAGCCACGCTGACGCCATTGGCCACGGAAACAGCCCGGCTGCCTGGACCTGCGTACTTGTGATGCTGGTGGGCGCCCTGATTTCTTCCATCGCATTTGTCATCGCCAACACCCCGATCTTCGTCGGCGGACTGGTGGTCATGGTTATCGGCCTGATCGTGGGCTTCGTCATGCGCAAGGCAGGCTACGGAGTTGGCGGCAGCAAGCTGCAGAACAACGGTCACTAATCGTGACCGTTCTTGATGACATCATTG
The sequence above is a segment of the Arthrobacter sp. StoSoilB22 genome. Coding sequences within it:
- a CDS encoding HGxxPAAW family protein yields the protein MSKTTVSANQAESKMASHADAIGHGNSPAAWTCVLVMLVGALISSIAFVIANTPIFVGGLVVMVIGLIVGFVMRKAGYGVGGSKLQNNGH